The genomic stretch TGAAAAAAACAGAAGTCGTCACTGGTGACATGCCGGATGCCACGGATGGTGGCATTCTGCCTCACAAAGGTCTTGAGGAGCCCATGCACCTTCTCTGCTTTCTGGCCAGTCAAATGGGTCAGCAGGTCCACAATATAGGTACCCATGGTGTGCAGGCCCCCGCCACCCATAAGCTCATCACAAATCCAGCCATAGCTGGAGCTGAGCAGGCTCCCGGAGTAGATGCGGGCATCGCAGATCATCACGGCCCCCACATAGTGTTCTGCTATCAGCTGTTTCATGCGCACAAAGGCAGGTAGGAAGCGCAGAACGTTCCCCACGAGGCTCATCAGCTGTGGGTAGTAGCGAGATGCAGTCACCATCCGGAAGGCATCTACGGATGTTGCTGCCTTCTCACACACCACGTTCTTCCCAATTCCTGTAACAAAAGACAATGGGAAAAATTCAAAGTTTCTTGTAGGGGGGAAAAacaatcttttgtttgtttttgtttttgaaacaggtttctctaggtagctttggctgtcctagaactcattctgtagaccaggctagcctcaaactcggagatctgcctgcctctgcctcccaggtgcacCACCATCACACAAATTTCTCAAGCCAGTTAAGGTGGGATAGGACTATAATCTCAGTATTTGGGGTCGGGGTAGGGGTGGAGACAGAAAGATCTGGATTATATAACATtcagtctacacacacacacacacacacacacacacacacacacacacacccctccaagGAAGAAGGCCTAGAAATGTTGCTCTAGAAATAGGTGAtctggagcagagggaggagactTAGAGCGTCAGGAAAAGCTCTCAGTAACAAGCTCCAAGAGTAACAAGTTCTTTCAGTAGAGTGTGGTGGGTACTGGGGATGGCCAGGACCAAGGGAGGCCTGACAGGGGAGTTCCTGGTGCTAAGGAACAAAGGGTATGCAGAAAGGGGGTGACCTATGTCAAGACTTTAAGGCAGGGAATTGCTGACATCCTGGGTGCATGCCAGGACACAGAGCCAGAGAGACTAGGTGGTATTTAAAGTGATATGAGAAAGTACCCAGACAACAGGCATCCCTCCCTCCCAAGACATTCAAGGTGGAGGTGTAATCCAAAATGGGGCTCTGGGGATTCCTTTCTTCAAATCTTCCCCATCTAAATTTcctgggtcaaaaaaaaaaaaaaaaatcactggaggCACCTATTATATGCCACTTTTCAAAAGATTTTTTtgtctgtgtggtgtatgcaagtgtgtatgtttgtatgtggagtgtgtgtgtggatcTGGTCACATAATTTGTGCCCATGGAGGCCCAAAGCTAAAATCAGGTGTCCTCTTCTGACACTTTCCTTTTGAGACATTGTCTCCCTATGTAGTTATGTAACTacatctggcctggaactcactctgcagaccaggctggccttgaacccaagttcctcctgcctgtgcctcctaagtgctgagattataggtatatACTGTCATACCAggccactttattttttgagtcaaAGGTTTGGTCCCTGACACTTGGTGCTACTGGGAAAGGAAATCTCTGGACAGAAGCAAGGCCACTGGAAGTTGTACCTTTGAATGGGCTGCCAGGAAGCACAGTTTTGCTCCTAAACTGGATGGGGTGGCCCACACTTGCAATCATAGCAACTGGAGGTTGAAAGGGGAAGGtcatgagcttgaggccagccaaggctacactggGAGAGCCTGTTTCTAATAGATACACAGAACAGTCTTGTTCTACCATATGCTCCTTGCCTTTCTGATCTACCTAACAAGGGTCCAGAGAAGACATAGCTACCATCATGGCTAATGGCTAAAACCTCAAGCAAAGCAAACctttgcccttgaactcacagagagtccactgcctgctgcctccctcaagtgctgggattaggtcTGACACTACTCCCTGCaagactttcctttcctttgtataTCTCAAATATTTGGTTCTAGTGGTGGAAATCTAACATAAAACTTAATATGGTTTTCAGATTAACTTCTCCCAAAAAAACTTTCCAATGGCTTTATATCTCAGTCAGAGTAAAAGTCAAAGTCCTGGCACCAGGCATGGTaatacatgcctgtaattctagcagtTGGGAGactatgagttggaggccagccttgaCTACTCCAAAAGGCCTTGTTTCATAaatagggctggcaagatggcttagtgggggTTTGGGGGAAGCGCTAGTTGTGCAAGCTGATGACTTAAGTACAATCCCCAGATTCTATGGTAGGAAGAACTGACTTCAGGAAGTCTGCTGAGCGACCCACCATGTACTCTGTGGCACAAGCAcacctgcattcacacacacacacagacacacacagacacacacactcattcacacacacgcacatatatacacacactcacacacatactcatatacacacacatatacacacacatatatatacacacactcatacacatacactcatatacacactcatacatatacacacttatatgcacacactgacacactcatatacacacatacacactcacatatatacacactcatacatacacactcatatacacactcatacatatacacactcatacacatacacactcatatacatacatacatacacacaccaacatcctatatacacatacagaataataaaattgaaaagtacAAACTTGCCTGGCCTATTAATTCAATTCCAGTCTGGAAATTCAGAAAGACCCAGTCTTAGAATAAAAAGTGTGGGgaactggagagacggctcagtggttaagagcactgactgctcttccagaggttcagacttcagttcccagcaaccacatggtggctcacaaccatctgatgccctcttctggtgtgtctgaagacagtgacagtgtacttatatggaataaataaataaatctttaaaaaaaaagtgtgggatgatgtcacaggtgaggcaggcacaagacagaatgaggcctgtcattgggcaagaaggaaggatgggtgggagaaaagtttgaaggaagaggaggagatgggaatggaagaggggaggagacggCAGAGTAGCCAAGGAGAGACAGCATGGAAGCTGACCTTAGGATTCcccgctgtacctttacaggttgctatgaatgttcttaagggatggatgtgtaccagGCTtcgtatgtttaggtgggcaattatatcttaccaattggatcagagattattgtgttgtgtgttttttcttgaagcgatttaagtgtaagagagtgtgcggtgactagagacactgggccgccacagagttgggatgtgtgtttctggcatggaaacctgccttgggaactagataggtagagagattgctgccaggctcagagagaggccttcggcagtgtaaTATGGgagggagcagagcaggtgagaggctttgctgactaagACTtgagatatctagcagatatcatggggcaccgcagtgctggacctagtgggagaTAAAagacaaactctttttttttttttttctttttttcagatctggggaccaaacacagggccttgctctcgctaggcaagcgctctaccgctgagctaaatccccaacccctctttttttttttttttttttaattttacaagaacaaaaagcaaaagaggaTTAGCTGGAACACAGCCCAACTCTTACCCAGCATGCTCTAGGGTCAATCCCCAGGCActgaaaagacacacaatcctATTAGTGGTCTATGGATAGGACCTTGATTTCTGACCAGAGACCCTTCCAAAGTTTTCATTTAGCTCTTTTTCCTATCATGGTCCCTCCTTTGCTCACCCTGTACTGGCTGCTCACTGGAGACGGTGCATCTGTGTTCCAGAGCCTTGTGGTTAGAAAGAGGCAATGATTATTAGCACCAAAGAAGGGACAGGTAGAACCAGACATCATCATAGCCAGAGAAGTCTTGAGTGGGATGACAAAGTTCCTGATTCTGATGGAAGGGCATCGAACAGTGTGTGTCATCTGGAGACATACACCAGGACAGTGTGTGTCCTCTTGGTTCCCGAGGTACTGTGTGGTTTGAGACACAACCTCTAAACCTTGATGTCCCTGTCCTGGGTCCTTACTCTACTCCATGTCCCTCTAGGTATACAGATTTGCAAGAGCCCTGCTGTTTGCTACCTTGGTTACAAATGCTTTCTGTAACTAATAACATGAGGCAAAGGGTGAAGGGCAGTGGTTCACTACCCGACAGTTTATTCTGAAGGATGGGTTCTGTCTACAGAATCCATGCTGAACCCATTTCCCCACAAACACTGGTTACCACTGACTATAAATTTTgtagtgaaaaaaagaaaaagaaaatctatacAAATGCTGACGTCTCccatgatggatggatggcttCCAGTCTGCCAAATAGCCAGAAAATGCCAACTATTAGCGGTAAACTTAGGCACTGGAGTCAGAAATTTCTGTCACCAAAAATTTTCTCAGTTCACACTGAATGACTGGCAGCTCCTGTCAATGTGTGTGAGTTTtggctttttgcattttttttttaactgtaaaatGAGTCAGCCCACCTTCCAGGGAGGATGGCCGAATTAACTGAGGTAGCACGGAAAGGAATGCACCTGGCTCAGCACAACTGCCAGTGGCTCACTTTTACCTTCATCCCAGGAGAGGATGGACCATCGAATGCTAAGGCAGAAGGGCTTCCTGTAACTCAGACTTTAAGATTCACCAGTGCTACAGTTTCTAGGCAAATAGTTTCTTTactattttgaaatgttttttctttcttttgggggaGCATGGGgttgagataaggtcttactcTGTCGGTCAGGCTACTTTCAAACTTACCTCCCAACCACCCTGATCCTCAAGCAGTCACAGAACATTAACCATCGACACATAATCGAGTCCCAGGCCTGAACTCTCAGAATGCTGAATATCTGTCTACAGTAAGGTGCACAAGTAGAACCTGGTGTCACTACGTCAggccctccctccatctcctgcTCTTCTCCTGCCAACTGAAGCTTCACAACAGGTACTGGTAGGATAACAAGAGAATAGCTAGCTAGCTCATGGTCAcatgtcagggcaggaacccaggcCCAGGGCAGGGGCCAGGCTTTTGCACTGGGGCCCTGCAGGAGGGAAAGGAGTCCCCAGCTGCTATTACTCCTGCTTCTGCAGTCTCTCCAGAGTTCTCCCACATCTGCAATTTCTAGGGACAATTGCCATTTGGCTGTTAAACACACGTGGCTGGCCAGGGAGGTATAATTAGATTCTCAGACACAAAACCCACAGAGAGTTGCAGTTCTGCCCACCCAGGAACTTCTTGTTATACTAACACTCTGTTCAGTTTGTGACAACCACTAAAGGGTGGGGAAGTGAAGTGGTTTTGGTGGAGCATGGGAACAAAACCCCACTTTCAGCATGCCCAATagaggagctttttttttttttttttgttctttttttcagagctggggactgaacccagggccttgcgcttcctaggcaagcgctctaccactgagctaaatccccaaccccaagaagagCATAGAACCCAGGAGTCTTATTGCATGGAAAGCAGAAGTATTAAGATGcaatcagggggctggggatttagctcagtggtagagcacttacctaggaagcgcaaggccctgggttcggtccccagctccgaaaaaaaaaagaaccaaaaaaaaaaaaaaaaaccttcaactTTCTGTTAGACTTGGGTTATCTTgaaatacatgcatgtatataagtTTATTTAGCTCTCCTTCCAGGAAATCAAAAGAGGCGTTACTGAATGAAAACTGCTGCTTGCTTCCTGTCAGCAGGAGATGGAGTTCCTGAGAACTTTCTAAATGCTGCAGTGctggggttgaacccagggcctccagcATGCTCAGACCATACTCTGAGCTttatccccagcccccatgagtACTTTTTACCTCAGGTTTTCTGGAGGGTAAATATGTTTCAAGCTGCCAGCCTCTGGCTAGCTATAGCTCCCTTATAGCTAGAACTGCACTAGTCCTCCTCAGAACATGCTCTTTGTTCCTTAGTAACACATAGAAGTGAGGTTCACAGGCGGGGCTCAGACACCTGCATTTTCCCTGTCTCTACTGAGAGGTCTGAGAGTGAATGATTTGTACAGTAGAGTGGACAGGGAGCCCAAGAGGGGCCTCGCTCTTATGTATTATGTTTAATAAAATCCAGGGAGATACACTAACAAAAACTTCCTTATTCATTATTACTGCATGTGTTGGCACATggatgggtatgtgtgtatgtatgtggagtgTATGTGGTGCCTTGGTGTACGTGGAGagaaaggccagaggacaactatgtggagttggttctctcctttcaccttcaTGCAGGTTCCAGAGACTGAGTTCAGGCTGTTAAGCTCGGATGGcgagtgcctttacccactgagctgtctccataGTTCCCACTCTCCTTTTGTCATTAAAATGGTTTTATGAAGCTGGAGCAatggttggctcagtggttaagaacacttgcttctcttgcagaggacgtgGGTTCGGTTCCCATTGCCTACATGGTGTTCACAAATATCTGCAATGCCAGTTCCTGGGCATTCAggtccctcttctggcctcctcaaattccaggcatgcatgtggtattcAAGATCTCTCtaatagtcttggctgtcctgacactcactatgtagaccaggctagcttcaaactcacagagatcccacctgcttctgcctcctgagcactgggactaaaggtgtgcacctcacATCTGGCTTGACTACTAGAAACGGGAGTTTGAAAACCAGCAGAGCAGGCGCTTGCTCTTAGCCCCAGCATTCTTTCCTGGTCACATCTTAGCTCTCTGTCCACTAGCAAAGTGAACTATGTGGGTAGAAACCGTAAATGTTTTAATTACCCAGTATGTCAGGTCCTGGCCTAAGCACTGGAGAAACACAGTATCAATCATGGGCTTAACTTGAAGACTTACACTTCAGGGGTTCATACAATAAAATGTAGACTGCATAGCAGGAATCTGGTCTGACCTGAGTTGAGGGAGGCTTCCTAAGGAACTGAAGTTCTTGAGATTAAATTATCTGGGTCAGTCCGCTTGGAGAGAAATCTTTTGTTATCCTAATAGCCCACAAGAAAAGAATCAGTAAacttaatgtgtgtgtataaaattaattttataaactttattatttaacaacaataaaccttttttttttcttttttctttttttcagagctggggaccgaaacccagggccttgcgctcgctaggcaagcgctctaccgctgagctaaatccccaacccctaacaataaaccttttaaataaaacacatcaaaattaacCAGAGccccctcttctggtgagtctgaagacagctacagtgtgcttatatatatatatgaaatgaaataaataagtaaatctttaaaaaagaaaagagaaaaaaaaattaaccagagCCAAAGCTCAGTGAATttctatataataattatatagcCATTCTGAACTTCACATTGGATTTTACGCTTTCACTAcggaatatatttttatgtacttatCCATCACCAAATATGAAAAAACCTTGGCAGAATTAGAACTAGGAGAAGAATTATCTTCTTATCTTCTTTTATAACTCAGACTTGGGAGCTGTCTCACTGGGTGTCTGCTGTACATGCTTGAGGACTTGAGTATGGAaacctagcacccatgtaaaaacctGGTGCAGTGGCATGTACAAATCACCTCAGTGCTTAGggctgggagacagagagggacagagccCAGGGGGTTAGCTGACTTTCAACTCTATGTTTAGTGTCTCAAAAGAGAGAGTAGGGATGGAGAgtggactcagtggttaagaatgtcaACCGTTCTTGCAGAAGCcacaagttcaagtcccagcacccgcACTGGGCAGCTCATTGCTGCCTGTAAGTGCAGCTCCTTGGGCTCCTGCAGACCCACATATAACCCCCTCCcacaaaatgagaaataaaattacCTAATATCAACCTCTACTCTCACAACCTCTACTCTGTTCACAAAGGGGAATATACATTCCCACACAGTATGGacaaatgcacaaacaaaagACTAAAAACTTCTGCCTACATTCCAAGACCTAAAGTTATCATATCTTAAATTCCTGGGCCTCAGCTccatttctgtcttttgtttggggcactggggactgaacccagagcctcatgtACACTAGCTCTACCCCGAGTTATAACTCCAGGTCCTAAAGGGTCTCAGGTTCAAAGGAAACCTTTGAGGAGTCAGTTCATTTCCTCCACCACgtgggttcagccttggcagcaagtaTCCACAAACCCGTCTCACtggctctcttccttttcttttcttttttaaacagttTTTCATATATCCcaagctgtccttaaactcactaCGGAGGCAAAAATGATTCCTGCCCTACTGCCTAAATGCTAGGGTTTGGGTATGTACTGTTGAGATTTTGtcttttgctgtctattttaATGCTAAGTGTGGACCCCAAGACCTGGATTCTGTACTTAGCCCCTGTGACCctgccccaagttatttctgattggggaataaagatgccaatagtCAATAGctgcagaagagacataggtggggtttaggtttcttGGTcttggtggggagggagggaggaggaggaagaagagaaagaagagaagtaggaggtgaaagagaaagaggaggaagaaaaagagaagaaagaagaggaggaagaagacgaggaggaagaggagaacaatggcaggaaggaggagaagcCAGCTGCCATGGGTTAGCTGAACCATAAAAACATGTCCCTGAGGTCTGGTCTATTAGAGTTaggagcagcccagatgaaacagtAAGCAGTAAGGAATAACGTGGGGTTATCGATGAGaaagtggattctaacagcatggaggctAGGGATCTGCCAGCTCTTATGCTGATTGAGGCTAACTGTAAATATAaaagctgtgtatgtgtgtgttttaatccaGGAACTCAATAAaccaaaggcagggtagaaaccccgGGCTGCAGTTTAAACAATTCCTACAACATATACCACCACACTTAAGTCTTAcgtggttctttctttttttttttttttttttttggttctttttttcggagctggggaccgaacccagggccttgcgcttcctaggcaagcgctctaccactgagctaaatccccaacccgtcttACGTGGTTCTTAAGACTGAATCTTGGTTTTcatccatgcaggcaaacactctagCAACTGACTACATCCACAGCCCATCAGTTCCTCTAGTTAACAACCATATCACTATGTGTCTGTGACCTCAGACACTGTGTGCATCAGAACCACCGAGGAAGCTTGCCCAGACAGTGTGGCACCCACCCCAGAGAGGCGGGAAATCTGAGGTGCTTGAGAAATTACACTTCTGTCCCAGGTAACATTGCCTCTTTGGTGGGGCTGTGCAGGGATCCTTGCAGTGCAGGGTGGGGTATGGGGTATGGCATGTGGGGTGGGGTGTACGACACCAGACTAGTTTTGCGAGAACGCACAGTGGGTGCTGGATTAGACAACGCTCAGGGCACCAGCAAGCCTCACTGTTCTTTTACTTTGTGTCTGCGAAGGCTAGAAGATATGGTTCCACTAACTGACATGGGAGGAAAGAAGTATGAAAACATCGATCTGGGTCACATATGTCCTTACATGGACTGCAAGTCTGTGTCTGCTATGTGCCTCACATTACTGTCTTCACACTCTGTGTCTTTTATAGGCTTACCGTATTATATCACAACCCACGATACATGCTTAGGTAGTGGAAACTTCAGGTAATTGTGAAAATTTCTCACATGCTACAGGTCTAAAGGAGCTGAGCTAAAATTAGACTATTCCAACAGCTACCAACTAAGTCATTGTCTTGTCTTCTTCCAATTCCTAAAAGACTGCAGTTACAAAGCTTAGAACCTTAATTAAAAACAACAgtaacacacaaagaaaaagagcaagagagacagatccaataacagaaggaaagaagggaagggaagagaagagaaggaaggaaagaaaaaggaagggcgggctggagagatggctcagcggttaagagcacctgactactcttccagaggtcctgagttcaattcccagcaaccacatggtggctcacaaccatctgtaaagagatctgatgccctcttctggtgtgtctaaagacagctacatttatatattcatttatatataataaatgaataaatctttaaaaaaaagaaagaaagaaagaaaaaggaagggaaggtaaggggaggggagagaagggaagggaagccagGAGCAGTGGCACATatatataatcccagcactcagaagggcGAGGCAGGATTGTGAGTTGggggacagcctgagctacatagtaaaactCAAGATATGATGAAAAGAAGAATCTGCCTAGAGTTCACAAGCAAGAGGAACTCACTAGGAACCTGAAGAACAGCTCACCAGGCCACACCCAGTGAGGACCAGAAGGTCCCCAGGCACAGTTTCCCAAGAGAGTGGCCATGTGAACAGGCTGTCAGGCCTGGCAGAGAGCCTTCCTGCTGTCTGGCAGTAGAGATTACAGTTTGCCAGGAAGGGTGGTGCTCACTACAGTCAAGGGCTGACAAAGCATGGGAAACAGGAGCCTTCTAGACagcctcctctccttcctgtggTGCTGTGCACTACAGCAGGACAGAACAAACACAGCCATCACAGCTGGTATCTGAGGGTTCAGGGGATACAGACTTCCCAGGGGCAGACTTGACACTGAAGGAGTGCAACCGTCTCTAGCTCTCTGATGGGCCAAGTCTCTGCTCTGAGGGTTAGTAGTGAATAGGGAGTAGAGAGGATTGCGCCCTTACTCCTCTTTAGAGCTTTTAGAACCTCCAGCATGTCCTTCCCCACTCTGCCCTAGTGATATCCCAGGATACCGCTACCTCCAGATGTAGACAAAGAAGGAGTGGCCAGGCCTAGGAGAGGGCAGTGAGCTGTGGAGGAGCCCAGAGGAGGAAAGAGTCTGCTCGCTGTGGCCTGACGGTGCATACCTAGAGCCTTCACAGATATCTGTCGGGTGAGCGGAGGTGGGATATTGATGCAAACCAGGTCTACATCTTGATGCAGCAGAACGTCATCTGTCCGGCTGGTGTAGAAGGTGATGTTCATCTCCTCGGCCAGCTGCtttgcctcttcctctgtctttcccCACAGGGCCTCCACGGTGAACCCCTCCGCCCTCAGCAGTGGGACTAGGACCCGGGCTGAGCTGCCGGTCCCGAACACACCCACTCCTGGCAGCAACTTCATCCTGGCCTCTGCTCAACAACTCATCTCCTTACAAGGGTCCCCACAATGGAGCTGACCTTCTGGTAGTCCTGATCAAGCATGGCTCCTAAAACAGAAACGAACTGGTTAGTGGCAGAGATTACACTCAGAGGAGCCGAGATTCTAAGGCAATTTGGAAGCAACAAGTTCTCTATCTCCAAAGCACAAATAAAgtatttttccaaaataaaaagcTGAAGAATCTTGTTCCTGGAACACTGGATACCATAGTCA from Rattus norvegicus strain BN/NHsdMcwi chromosome 19, GRCr8, whole genome shotgun sequence encodes the following:
- the Gfod2 gene encoding glucose-fructose oxidoreductase domain-containing protein 2 isoform X1; the encoded protein is MKLLPGVGVFGTGSSARVLVPLLRAEGFTVEALWGKTEEEAKQLAEEMNITFYTSRTDDVLLHQDVDLVCINIPPPLTRQISVKALGIGKNVVCEKAATSVDAFRMVTASRYYPQLMSLVGNVLRFLPAFVRMKQLIAEHYVGAVMICDARIYSGSLLSSSYGWICDELMGGGGLHTMGTYIVDLLTHLTGQKAEKVHGLLKTFVRQNATIRGIRHVTSDDFCFFQMLMGGGVCSTVTLNFNMPGAFVHEVMVVGSAGRLVARGADLYGQKNSAAQEELLVRDSLAVGAGLPEQGPQDVPLLYLKGMVYMVQALRQSFQGQGDRRTWDRTPVSMAASFEDGLYMQSVVDAIKRSSRSGEWETVELLTEEPDANQNLSETLQRNNL